From Granulicella sp. WH15, the proteins below share one genomic window:
- a CDS encoding D-glycerate dehydrogenase, with protein sequence MTAATARKKIFVTRLLPPDVESRMAEHYDVVHNPSYTSLSDTDLASMATGFDYLLVSGSDQVSRRVFEALAGTLKVVLTLSVGFNHIDIEAAKAFGIPVLYTPGVLSDACADLALMLLLSAARRAHEADMVARSGNWPGFAPTQLMGIGLAGRRAGILGMGGIGQAVAHRLRAFGVAVHYHNRRRLPAEQELDATYHETAESLLAASDFFLICAPATTGLGGFLNRERIALLPKGAIVVNVGRGDLVSDDALIEALQSGHLFAAGLDVYPNEPHIDPRYYPLPNAILMPHIGSATTDARNAMGFLLLDGLATLEAGGKPENQLC encoded by the coding sequence GTGACCGCAGCAACCGCCCGCAAGAAGATCTTTGTCACCCGGCTACTGCCGCCCGACGTCGAGAGCCGCATGGCTGAGCACTACGACGTCGTCCACAACCCAAGCTACACCTCGCTCTCCGACACCGATCTGGCCAGCATGGCCACGGGCTTCGACTACCTCCTCGTCTCCGGCTCCGACCAGGTCTCACGCCGCGTCTTCGAGGCCCTCGCCGGAACCCTCAAAGTGGTGCTCACTCTCTCGGTCGGCTTCAACCACATCGACATCGAAGCGGCTAAAGCCTTCGGCATCCCGGTCCTCTACACTCCGGGCGTGCTCTCGGACGCCTGCGCCGACCTCGCCCTGATGCTCCTGCTGAGCGCCGCCCGCCGCGCCCACGAGGCCGACATGGTGGCCCGCTCGGGCAACTGGCCGGGCTTCGCGCCCACGCAGCTCATGGGGATCGGCCTTGCTGGCCGCCGCGCAGGCATCTTGGGCATGGGCGGAATCGGACAGGCCGTGGCCCACCGCCTGCGGGCCTTCGGAGTAGCGGTCCACTACCACAACCGCCGTCGTCTCCCGGCAGAGCAGGAGCTGGACGCCACCTACCACGAGACCGCCGAGAGCCTGCTGGCGGCGAGCGACTTCTTCCTCATCTGCGCCCCGGCCACGACCGGGCTGGGTGGCTTCCTCAACCGCGAGCGGATCGCCCTGCTGCCCAAGGGAGCTATCGTGGTCAACGTCGGGCGCGGCGATCTGGTGAGCGACGACGCACTGATCGAGGCGCTCCAGTCGGGCCACCTCTTCGCGGCGGGATTGGACGTCTACCCCAACGAGCCGCACATTGATCCGCGTTACTACCCGCTGCCGAACGCCATTCTGATGCCGCACATCGGC
- a CDS encoding TonB-dependent receptor translates to MDRGAKVVCITLLSALLVHTGKAFAQTTISGRIADETGRAIAGATLTALCPSGPVAVTATPEGAFTLPCADVRQLKVSAPGFLPVTLDTATTRIVLHPAGASEQITVTSDRASDVPGDTAKTVYTLTSEQLRDYPSLTLDEGLRQHAGFQLFRRSSSRAANPTSDGVSLRGLGSTAVSRTLVLEDGAPLLDPFGGWVHWNENPQQTIRSATIVTGGGSDLYGSSALGGVIDVVPESPSSNSAGNSFEAMGAGGSQYTSNLQATGSHAGSHIGGLLAGESLRTGGYRSVAPEQAGLIDINSTVLSQSFRSEIGRRDLPTKRLFLTGNLLNESRNNGTPLQTNATRLWRYLGGYDAPDNGVATGRVRVFGSQEGYRQSFTSTAANRNSEALTRLQRVHTQEIGFTTDTTVRLRHVAAVFGADLRDIRADDAENPVSKNVATGLQDTTARQRFFGGFGELLGERGPWSGAISLRADRATNLDIVQSTYTYAPASATIGGQPNRTEIVLSPRAGLVRNFGQLVSIHASGFRAFRTPSMNELYRTGQVGQATTLANAALSSERGTGWEIGTKLARPSGLARLQLTYFWTIINHPVSAVLLSQTATSSISERENLGQIRSRGVEAALDLLPARPVSFTIGYQYADATVTKFSAQPSLVGNWIPQVPRHSASAAMHASRPRLGELTVAAHFSGTAYDDSSNFYSLKSSFQLDASAHHTLTHRLDLELMAQNLTDRRAQVGRTPTLTLGTPFYAQAGLRIRLGHLSR, encoded by the coding sequence ATGGATCGAGGCGCGAAGGTCGTCTGCATCACCCTGCTGAGCGCGCTGCTGGTCCACACAGGGAAGGCCTTCGCCCAAACCACCATCTCCGGCCGGATCGCCGATGAGACCGGCCGCGCCATCGCCGGAGCCACCCTCACCGCGCTCTGCCCGAGCGGCCCCGTAGCCGTTACCGCAACCCCCGAGGGCGCGTTCACCCTGCCCTGCGCCGACGTGCGCCAGCTCAAGGTCTCCGCCCCCGGCTTCCTCCCCGTCACGCTCGACACCGCCACCACCCGCATCGTCCTCCACCCCGCCGGAGCCTCCGAGCAGATCACGGTCACCAGCGACCGCGCCTCCGACGTCCCCGGCGACACGGCGAAGACCGTCTACACCCTCACCTCCGAGCAGCTCCGCGACTATCCTTCGCTCACGCTGGACGAGGGACTCCGGCAGCACGCCGGATTCCAGCTCTTCCGCCGCTCCTCCTCGCGCGCGGCCAACCCCACCAGCGACGGCGTCTCCCTGCGCGGCCTCGGCTCCACCGCCGTCAGCCGCACCCTGGTGCTCGAAGACGGAGCACCCCTCCTCGACCCCTTCGGCGGCTGGGTTCACTGGAACGAGAACCCGCAGCAGACCATCCGCTCGGCCACCATCGTCACCGGCGGCGGCTCCGACCTCTACGGCTCAAGCGCCCTCGGCGGCGTCATCGACGTGGTGCCCGAGTCGCCCTCCAGCAACTCGGCGGGCAACTCTTTTGAGGCCATGGGCGCGGGCGGCTCGCAGTACACCTCGAACCTCCAGGCCACCGGCTCCCACGCGGGCAGCCACATCGGCGGTCTGCTCGCGGGCGAGTCCCTCCGCACCGGTGGATACCGCAGCGTCGCGCCCGAGCAAGCCGGGCTCATCGACATCAACTCCACCGTCCTCAGCCAGTCCTTCCGGTCTGAGATCGGCCGCCGCGACCTGCCCACCAAGCGCCTCTTCCTCACCGGAAACCTGCTGAACGAGTCCCGCAACAACGGCACCCCGCTCCAGACCAACGCCACCCGCCTCTGGCGTTACCTGGGCGGGTACGACGCGCCCGACAACGGCGTAGCCACGGGCCGCGTCCGCGTCTTCGGCAGCCAGGAGGGCTACCGCCAGAGCTTCACCTCCACCGCCGCCAACCGCAACTCCGAGGCCCTCACCCGCCTGCAACGCGTCCACACGCAGGAGATCGGCTTCACCACCGACACCACCGTGCGTCTCCGCCACGTCGCCGCTGTCTTCGGGGCCGACCTGCGCGACATCCGCGCCGACGACGCCGAGAACCCCGTCTCAAAGAACGTCGCCACGGGCCTGCAGGACACCACGGCCCGCCAGCGTTTCTTCGGCGGCTTCGGCGAGCTGCTGGGCGAGCGAGGCCCCTGGTCGGGAGCCATCTCGCTCCGCGCTGACCGCGCCACGAACCTCGATATCGTCCAGAGCACCTACACCTACGCACCCGCTTCGGCCACCATCGGCGGCCAGCCCAACCGCACCGAGATCGTCCTCAGCCCCCGCGCTGGCCTCGTCCGCAACTTCGGCCAACTGGTCTCGATCCACGCCAGCGGCTTTCGCGCCTTCCGCACCCCGTCGATGAACGAGCTGTACCGCACCGGCCAGGTGGGACAGGCCACCACCCTCGCCAACGCCGCCCTCAGCTCCGAGCGGGGCACGGGCTGGGAGATTGGCACCAAGCTGGCCCGTCCCTCCGGCCTCGCCCGGCTCCAGCTCACCTACTTCTGGACGATCATCAACCACCCTGTCTCCGCGGTGCTGCTCTCGCAGACGGCCACGTCCTCCATCAGCGAGCGCGAGAACCTGGGCCAGATCCGCAGCCGTGGCGTGGAGGCGGCGCTGGACCTGCTGCCGGCGCGCCCTGTCTCGTTCACCATCGGCTACCAGTATGCAGACGCGACGGTGACCAAATTCTCCGCGCAGCCCTCGCTGGTGGGCAACTGGATTCCGCAGGTGCCGCGCCACAGCGCCAGCGCGGCCATGCACGCCTCGCGCCCTCGCCTCGGCGAGCTGACCGTGGCGGCACACTTCAGCGGCACAGCCTATGACGACTCCAGCAACTTCTACTCGCTCAAAAGCTCGTTCCAACTGGACGCCTCGGCCCACCACACGTTGACGCACCGGCTGGACCTCGAGCTGATGGCCCAGAACCTGACCGACCGCCGCGCGCAGGTAGGCCGCACGCCCACGCTGACGCTAGGAACGCCCTTCTACGCGCAGGCCGGGCTGCGTATCCGGTTAGGTCATCTGTCACGCTAG